Part of the Musa acuminata AAA Group cultivar baxijiao unplaced genomic scaffold, Cavendish_Baxijiao_AAA HiC_scaffold_1138, whole genome shotgun sequence genome, tagcaaggattgaaatatcgtaccgtactggagttttaacattcgctcggtacggtatgatactgtataccgagcgatataccattCGTTATactgttcggtatatatatattcgaTTAGGCGACGTCACCTCGAAAACATcacaaaaaaatcttatatatatattatttatttataaaagatttttatatattaatattttaataaaaggcgacgtcgccatgTGTGGGTGAAgggaaaggcgacgtcgccttttacaaAAGAGGAAGTGCCTTAAACATTAGAATGGAATGCTTGGAACTATGGTTATGGAATCTATAgccttatttttttattaaacaggTCCAAAGAGCATAAGTAATGAGGTTCCAAATATGTCACTCCTTCCCTTCATATAATGAGAAACCAAGATGCCAGAAAGATATGAATTTACAAGTGTCCTTGATcttttgttgaatgagatttcaAAAAGAGCAAGCAATATAGCaatcaaaaagaaaatatttggcAAAATTTGTAGCAGCTTACAAAGTAGGCAGCATTCAACTTGGCTATAAAGAAGAGAGGAAATGGTGGAAGAATTGGAGAGTTTGTTATGGCAAAGTTTCTTGACCTTATGAGTAATCATATTGCCTTCCAATTGGGCCAAACATTCACACTAGTTTCATTATAAGGTCAAATATAATGATAAGAAAGAGAGTCTACGAGGTTTGAGCTTGAGATACATTGATCCTTATAATATCCAGCAGAGATATGTAAGCGCCTAAATCTCTCCATAAGAAGGGGTTGAAATAGAGTGGTGAGAGTGTGAATGTTCTATTGGTTTTCTGAAAATAGATCAGAAACTATGTAGTAGTGCATCGTTTCATTCACATTAAGGAAGGTTGGTCATTTAAAAGGTATAGTATTAATCCAAGGGTTGTCCTATGATTCGATGGGAAAGATgagaaatattttttcgagaCCAAAAAAAGTCTCGATTAGGAGATTCAATCCAGGTTTGAAGACAGATCACAATTTGAGTACAAAATACTAATCCAAAGAGACTCAGTATTGTTCATGAGAGGAATAGTTCTTTTAGTGATGATCTAAAATTTAACATTGATAAGATCATATAAGCCCAAGCCACTAATGGGTTTGGGAAGAGAAATAATCTCCCAACTGATtagttttattttgattttataggATCAATATTACAGAATAATTTTCTAGCCATTCACGTCATGTGTTTAAGAAAAAAGTCAAAGATCCAAATCTAAGAGGAGATGTATGGGTATTGAATTCAGCACAGAGCCAATTAAGGTCATCCTATCAACTTTGGAGATCATACTTTTGTACTAGTCTTAGATTTTTTTGAAAACTTTGATGTTTTTATATGTTTGAAGGGAGTTTATCAATATAAAGATGGAATCTGAGATATTTGATAGGTCAGCTTCCCTCCAATATCCTAAGAAAATTGTAAACCCTTTGATTGTAGGATTATAATAATTAGGGAAGTAGACATTAGATTATGCATGCTGATCCTCGGGTTGGTAAGAAGCTCAAAAGATTTGAGAATAGCATTGAAGTTGGAGCATGATGTAAGGTTAGCTTTAAAGGTAAGGAATAAATTATTTGCCAACATTACATATGAAACCTTAATTCCTTCAAAATTGAAAAGAGCAATAAGATTTTGGGTCACATAATCTATCTAAACTAAGATGAAGATGTCAAACGAGAAAGGTCGCGTTGTTTTATATCCCTATGAGCCTTAAACCACTTGGAGGAATTACCATTAATAAGACAAGAGTATGAAAATTTCACAACATACAGCATATTCTTGTTCCAGACAAATGCATCACTCCATAGACATAATTAGTTATAGAACTAACAATGCCAGGCTTCgttgagaaattttaaaaaaattaattttaaaatatgaatttaagaataaaaaaaactaaaGACTTAAACTTTTGCATAGCTTCCTGCTATAAGTAAATTTGAAAACTAAATACAACTTCCAAGAAAGAAAGCATCCGACAATACATGAGAAGTTCTTTATAAGAAAAGTAAAGAAGTAATCTTATATGCTTAATGGTATGATAGGCTGACCTGTCTGAGGAGAAGATGCCTCACAGCAAAACCTCTGTATTAATGGATAGGCTGACTAGAAGAAATCATGTAACCATCCTTGAACTTCATTGATTTGGCACTTTGAGCTCTGAGTTTTCCACTTCGTATCACCTGAATGAACGATCAAAgacaaaaatttataaaatttgggACTTTAAGATTTTAGAAGTCAACACAGTTTCGATTTCAGCAATCAATCGAACTACTACGACACCAATATATTGGATGACGCACTGGTCTACACCATCTAGTACTACTGAAAATGTaatgaaaattaaatatatacaGATTGGTATCAATTTATATAGTTCGATGTCAGATCGATACTAAACCTATGCAGTTGCAAGATTaagttttatcaaattttaaatgctATATTTTGCAACTCCAATTCATGGAGTTTGATCTAATTTGCAACTCCAATACATATAGTTCAGCACAAATCAATGTAATTTGTGGAAATCATGTTTTTGTTGATGTAGGATACTACCATGGGCTTCCTGCAATAGCACCACCTCAATATGCTGCTCCACCACCCAGGAGCAGTGGCTTTTTGGAAGGATGCTTAAAGTTTTGTTCTAATAATACTCTGTTCCCGAAAAAACTTCTGAATCACCCCGTCCTTCTGTTTCTGTGTTTGTCGGAGCAAATGGAAAAATTGGAGTCTTTCTCTGTTTTTTGTGTGATTAAAGCATACAACAGTAGAGGAATATGACATTTCACTGATGAATAAAGATTAAATGGAAAAGTGAAAATCAAACAGTATATGCAATCAAGATTTGATGCATTGCATGGCAtaccatccaaaataacatgaaacgAGCTGTACTGGTTTGCCCACTGATTGGAAAGTGATAAGCCTGTTTTAGATGGTATGCAAGAATCACGTGAGGTATCAGCAAAGTATGGATGATATGTCGTTCAGTACCTTGAAAACTCATATTGTATCGGACAAAATTTGATCGATACCAATCTAAATCGGCTTAAGAGAAACCCGAATACTCAAATTGACCATTGAGGCCTCTTTTGGAACTTTAAATCCTGGTGTTTTCCCCTTTTCACTCAGTATTACTCTCATTCACTCTCATTCTCATTCGCTTTCTTACACTTTTATTTGTGAAAGTTCATGATCGGTGATTAATGGTAATCAAGATATTGATTTAAATAAAGGAAGGATTCGAACTCAGGATATGATGGAATTTCAGTCTAATTTGAGATAGCATTTAGCTTTTTTTCTATGTTTTATCATCATTTTGTATAAAGATTAAACGTGATTATGGTCATTGTCTTATGTTTAGTCTCAACTAGGTTTATTCTCTTACATTTAGACCTAAATTAGGGATATTTAGGGTCAAATTGGTGGGACTGAAAAGATAAATTCACTTTCTCATCCTTCTAACCTGTTATTCCTTTTCTTTCATGCCTCATACACACtgtattcttatttaaaaataataagttaTCATTAATAAGgattaaatacttaaaaataatttttttgtgaaTTTCAATCATCTTTGgcattttttaaaagaaaattgggATTTACTAATATTCAGACATATGGTACGTCGACACCGACTACACCGGTCTATTCAGGGGCCAATACCACCGATCAACACGATACTGTGATCCATGATTGGATCATCCATGATAGAATACCACTAATATTCTTTTCTTGTGTTGATCTTTTGTGGAACAAGAACATGGATTTGTAAAACGTATTTGTAGAGTTTACTTGAAATGAAGTTATAAAACAAACTTCAAATCACCTTCATTTTCCTTCAACAACAAGTTTTGAAAGTTGTAGCAAATTATTTTAATGCTGTTACGGCTAAGTAAGATAAACTTATTTCTAGAGCTTCTTAGTATTCTTTGCAAGTTTACATTCCTATGAATATTATCTAAACACCAATTGCTGTTATTTTTCACATGCTCAGAATAGTGGACTCCTTGATGTTTATGTTATGCTATATGGTGTTACTATGCCTGCAAAATATTACCAGATGACTTCAGAGATTtggggaaaaaaataaatattatttgctggTTATTGGTCAAGCTATAgctacaaaaaaatatattttttccatCACTAATCTTGCCATTACCAAAATTGATCTGACCAACAAAAGTTTTTATTGCCAAAACTCTTCAGCAAGAATTTGTTAAACCTTTCAGTGAAAATTATTATTCTCAATCAAAAAGTTTAATATAGCATGGAGGTAATTAAATTCTCATACTTGTTTAACAGGAAAAAAAATACAGATTCACTTAAGTAGTATACTTTGGAAGAAAAACTCAATCCTCTAAAGAAAttaaaagtcaaaatatttctatctctttttttttttgttattagggAGGAGAGGGAAAATACACCCACCAGTCTTGAAAAGGACAATCATTTCCCAGAATAGGTTCTTAAACAAGGCAAATTAAATAAAAAGAAGATAAGATTAATCAGTAGATCATCCGCATGAAAAAGATGATATCACGAAATGAATCAGCTACATTTATTTCATTTGTGAAATGGAGATCACTTGCTATTGTTTTGTGCTACTTTATCCTCTCACTAGATTGTTGTCCTATGCTGCTGCTATCTTATTGGTGAGTGCTGTGGTCCATCCATCCTATGTTGTCTGCTGAAAACACTACTCGATCTTGAGGTGTATGCTAAAAGGCTGCAATCAAAATTTCAGGCTTGTCACTGTATttcagcatcttatctttattgtagAGAAACTTGTACAAAATTTTGTTTCGCTGTATTCATGGATGTCAAGTAACCATTCTCAAAGATCATTCTGCTTCAATCCAGTCTGCGAGTTCATAGGATCTGATTACTTCTACTTATCATTTTTACTACTCACATGTTGCTACACCAAATACGAACCTAAATAAGAATAAAGCCCAAAGCGATAATGTGGCAtgaatggaatggaatggaaaGGAAGGAAATCACTATGGGACGGACCTTGTTGGCATACAGGGAGGGGCACATGATCACCCTCCTCGTACCTATGATTGGTTCCGTCAGCTCCCACCCTCAAACCAAGAGGCAACCCTAGAAGAAGCAGCGCACATACCTCCTCCGTCTTCGCGATCATCGAACCAACCTGAAATCGATCGAAGAAAACTTGAAATCAGCCCTAAAATCTATGCACTTCGTTGAAAGATGAGGCGTTTCGAACCAAATGCTCACCTTCGTTCCCGAGTCGAGACAGATCGAATGGGGCGATGGGCTCGATGGATCTTGGAGACACAAGTAAGATGAGCACGTGCGAAAGTTAATTtccaattaaatatataatacgacTCTAAAATCTTATTAATCTAATTAATTTGGGGGCTTCGATTCAAGAATCACTCTGTCCGACCACGGTCCcactatatatatctctctctcctctccgacTCTCACTCTTGACTTCTCTCCCCTCTCGCCTCTCGCCCCTCCTCTGCTCCCTTCTCCTCGTTCATTTCCTCTTGCCTCGTCTCTgctcccttctcttctcctcgTTCGTTTTAGTCGTCCATGGAGCCCGTCGACCTCGTACCGAGCGGgtacaggttccttcccacggcggaggaactcgtgGTTGACTACCTTGCAAACTGGGTCACCGGCAAACCCCTCCCTGGCTgcgctgtcgccttcgccgacgtctacggcaccgagccgtggaatcttctctgCAGCGATCGGCATGAaggctatttctttgcggagcggAAGCCTAAGAACAACGGCGGCTTGCGCGTGGATAGAAAGGCTGGCagcggttcttggactctgtacAACAATCAAGAAACCGTTAAGTCCATCGTcggcgggcgcgagatggtggtggGACGAAAAAGCTGCCTATCCTTCAACGATGGCCGTcggaagaactccgggtggacaATGTACGAATATCAGATGTGTTCATCCGGAttcgagagacgagttctctgtcacgttaAGAGAAGCTCGCATCAGGCCATCTCCGGAGGCACCACCATCAAAACGGTTGAGTCCACCTTCACGGAGGCCGCGACAGACACGGTCACCGGCGACAGCTTCGTTGGGCGGAAGAGAAACAGAGaggaatcttctactctctcagCGAAAGCCTCgactctctcaaagaagccatgctgggGGTTGGTTGCACATTCCAGCACAGCATTGCTGATCGACGCTTCGCCACCTCCAACCGCGGTTGTCCAATTTCCCTTATTGGCTGCTGTTACACCCCCGGAGAGTCATCATTCCTCGGTCGACTCTgttgcaccgaacgaagccggagtcccAGCCGCCTCTCCATCGTCAACGGACGTTGGTGGAGAGCTCGTGATAACTGCGGAAGATctcgaagcattcttggcttcgtattcgtcgtcggtcgatcagaactgcaccgacgatgcTTTCATCACCAGAGACGTTGAAGCCTTCGTcgtctcaccacctccaaccgcggtTGTCCAACATCCACCCCCGGAGAGTCATCTTTCCTCCGTCGTCTCcgttgcaccgaacgaagccggagtcccAGCCGCCTCTCCATCATCAACGCCCGTGATAAGTGCGGAGGAATtcgaagcattcttggcttcgtcGTGGGTCGATCAGAACTGCACCAGAGAGGTTGAAGCCATCCTGATCtcggatgacaccgacacagcctcgactaccatcccgaaggccACGCCGTCAGACCTCGTCGATCTTCTGGtgatgcccgatgacactcggattgattcgaccacggtcgcagaGGTTCCCTCGTCAGCGTCGTCGATAGACTTGGTTGCGTGTGAGCAGATGTATAGCACCGACTTCTTCACGAGCCTGGAACATGTCCATGATTTCTTGATGTCCGATGACCCCTTCACCTTCACTGCCTCGACCACGATCCCAGGGGCCTCGCTGGGACAATGCCCGCTGCAAGCCTCGTTGATGTATGGCACCAACACTGATTCAACCACGATCGCAGCGgcttcgtcgtcgtcatcatcgatcGACATTGTTTGGTGTGAGCAGACGGACAACATAGATTATAATGTCCGATGACACCCCAATTGATTCGACTATGACCTCGTGGTTGGAGTTATAGCTTGCTTCTATGAAAGCTTATACggaagggaaagaaaatttttgttcttgtaaatattgacaatgacaaagttcaattttcatcccATATTTTGTTGTTTCCTTAATATGATGGTGTCTATAAGAAATGGTATCAATGTTACATCATGTTCAAAGAGAAAGACTGATCATATGATATCAACGAGTTCGCTCAACGTCAGACTTTGGACGATTGGTATCAGAGGCAACGCAGAAAATTTGACCAATCATCGTTTGGAAACATATTCTAACTTTTTGTTTCTGAGTgaagtccacaacaacaacaacaacaacaacaaatcacAAACTCAACAATCCCAACAAAACTACAAGTCAATCCATCACTGAATCCcaaccacaggtatgcactgataCTATAGAAAACCTTTAATCAAAACCATCACTTAAATTATCACGTAATTGATAAAGAATTCTATGGTTTGAAGCATTTGACAATGGCCAAAAAAATTCTGGATTGTCAACTGATATGCAAAATATTAAACACACACATCATGGAAGGAAATGTATTCTCTCCAGAAATCTTCTTAATATGAAATTGTCGGATTTCAGTAGCGAGAAGAACACCTACATCATGTTAAATTTGTTAGATGAATAAAAATTCATAGTATCAGCAACTAATAAGCCACTGTTAAGAAATACAAGACaattgagataaaaaaaatgatcaaattgcatctaaattacatattcagaattttgaatgaatttagACAACCAATCTGAGTCTACTATTCCAGTTTTGGAAGTCACAAATGAATTAAAATAACtaatatcaattctacaaaacagtaaaAATTGTCGGAATAGGGAGTAACTATGTCGGGTAtcaaaacaaatgataagaacaaataacGCTCCTGAGAAGATTGGAACAAACTAAGACATTGGCCTAAAGACCCCTAATCTTCCTTCGTGTTAATATAGGATTAGTACAAGCATataaatcagaagaactttgGCTTCTTACCTGCCGCAAGCttatcaagaaaaaaagaaaaaatgtaaTCCTAATTCCTTTTGCAAAGGTTGTAGCATTCAAATTCTTCTGGTCACTCCACTATTTAAATCTCTAGAGGCAGAACAGGAAGTTGGATtaactcctcttcttcctttgggGCATGAATTGTAACATGATCTAGCAAAGGAGTCATGAATTGCAAAGCTTTAGCTAAATTTTGAAAGAATTGAATGTTGCTAAACTTAATCCAAATGCCCTAAGTAACTTCTTTAGAGAGATCAAGAAGAACACAAATATGAGtaaatttacctttaaacatatatttcGTATCATAAAAtcagatagatatatatacacatataataccaacaataataataaatcaatatgTTCCAACTATTTAATGTTGGCTACATACATCTCCCTCTACCTCTATGCAAAGCAACACCCTCTACCAATTTATTATATTccatatcatataataataaatctttaatTGTTATTAGACTCTGTGCAAAGCAATATCCTTGATTAATTAACACTTATTAAACTTTCAATAGATTTTGGTAAAGTAATCTTCCATCTCACTCTACGTCTCCCCAAACTAATTATTTCACTTGCAGGATTAAAGTGTTTTCCAAATACATATTTAGCTTTTGTCAATGATCGACATAATTACTTGTGAATTAACATTCGCATTTCTAATAACACAAACCTTTATATGTATGAGAGTAATCTAACACTTTCAGAGAGAAAAGAACCATTGGTTCCAGAAGGCTAGTGCTTACCCCCGACATGCCCCCCTTCGGAAATAGATGTTTAGTGCAGAAAGGCTCCAACTGTACAAGCCTCCAGCAACAGCAGCATGAGTTAGAGAAGATGCTGTCAAAAAGGAATAGTTAGGTAAGGGATTTTCTCAGATTCGGCCTCAAAGCTTTACCAAAGTAGTTGCGGATCTCTGGAGTTATTCTCTGGATTAGATGGGAATGCCTGCGGAAGTTCATCAAGGTAGAATCAGCAAATGAGAATGCGAGGCAATCAACACTAAATACACTCAGGAGTTCAAGAGAGTGAAGTAAAAAAGAGAGATTTTATGAGAGAGCACCCTGGACGAGTgttgattttctcgaattgctctaaAATAAACATGACACAATTGTGCCTCAAGGACATGGCATGGAATGCCTCCGACAATTCGTACATGCTGGAGACATTGTCTAGGTAAACTTCCTGCACAATGAAGCATACTCAACGCATCTTAGGACCACAGGCTAAATTTCATTACAACAACTAGTGAAGCTTCTGagaatgggaaaaaaaaaaaaagacaatgtaATTTCTACCCACTTGTGCAATGGCATATTCACATAGGCGTTTAAGACCCTCAAGAAGATACTGATCTGCAGCTCGTAGAAGATCTTGCGCGATATCAGTAGTGATCTCAACCGATCCTGTGTATATGAATCTGCAAATGAACAACCAAATATTGTCAGACATCAGAACCTTCAGTATCATGACCAGAAGAAGGAACTAGACTTACCTCATCATCAATTCAAAGACCTCCCATCTTATGTTAGGAATCTCAATGTCTCTTGCATCCTTCTCCTATAACAAAGTTGAAAGAGCAAGATATTTTCAATCAGATCTTACCAGACAAGAAAATAGTAAATTACCAAGCACTTCCAGAAAGAAAACTTTTCAAAAGACTTAGTTCATACCATGATACTATTATAAGTTTCGAAAAGCTTATGAATGTTTCATTCATGTCATATTGGGCCAGTATGATACTATGATATCAGCATGGCATCCGTGAGATGCCTTTTTCACATAATTTTTGTTCATCAGCAAGCATGAAAcccatcatatatcttgtctaacATGCCTTATCATGGTGGCACATTTCCAGCAAATGATATTCTGACAAAAAGTTAGATTCTTGATAACACTGACAGAAGGGCATGTTATGAGTTTCGGGATGCATCAAACTACATAATATTTGCACCCTGGTGACATGAAGGGATCAGCTTTTATCAGCTTTTTGACTTCTcttacaaatcagcatttctaATATGCATCAAGTACTAAGACCATCTTAGTGATCAAAGATATGATTCTCACCTTCTACATGATTATTTATGTACAGATAGGGCCATAGGGGATTTACATTAGCATTTACAAAGCAACAAACTTTTGAGGTGGCAACTTAGTATTTAATTTATCTAATTGAAAAACCTGTTCACCATTTTGTTGTATTCAATAACCAAAGCACATCAAAACAGAAAGATATACATCTTTGCATGgcatataaatgctttatttatgACACGTGCTATAGCATCTTTATATCAAATAATAGCCGTTTTTTGACAACATTATTTCCATACATCTGATCATGGTAACAGCTTAATTCTGAAGAAAAACAAGGATGGTTGACACATGAGTTCCCTTACCCGGTAGCCACCATCAAACATTGCACGAAATGCATCCGAAGAAGCAAGCAGAGCAATTCTGTGTGCATAAAAGCACTTGCCTGGAAAAGAACAGATAATGAACATTTAGATATTTAGCACATAACTAATAGCTTCCTTTTAAATGAGGAATGTAGCATACATAAGTTACTACATATGGTAAGAATAGTCCACAACCTTCAACTAAAAAGGTAACATCTGATAGCGTGGAGCTATTCACATACTGCTCGCCCCGGTACACCTAcatgaacaacttgattaatactatTACAGGTATATAGCTCTGTTATAGCATACTAGACAGACTCGTCGGGCCTTTGCATTTGTCATGTATTTCTATATGATAGCATGTACAAGTTTTGTTACGTAGCAAAACATATTTGTACACAATGGATGCACATGAAGTCCCACCATCAAACATTCAGGATATTGATTATTTAGATATCAATTATGACAtgcgattcttttttttttcgtctTGAGCAGTAATCTACTAATGTATCCATGTTCGTTTCAACTAAAATAGGATTGCTGATTTCAAACAAGCAATCCACTTAAGAGGTCAAAACTGCAAAATTAATGCCTCCTCTTCACTAATAAGAATACCCAGTAGTTCATTCATTGTCGTAAGGCATATACTTTTGCCTCAATTTCTCCAATGATTTATAACAATTAGATCACAAATTCGCATCTCTTTTCTAGCATATGCTTATTGCAAGATAAGTGATATTATAGATAAGCAAACAATTTTCATTCTCTATTTAGATAAAAGGTTTATACTGATCAAGTAATATTTATGTTTGATCAGTCTCAAGAGTCAAGACAGACAACTCAAAAAAACTTTGAGTTAGAAGAAGAGTAGCCAAAGCAATTACATAAGCACTTTCAAATTCCAAGTAACTAGCTCCAAGAATTGAAAAACTGACCCTTTTCTATATGTTTTTGTATTTCTGTGAATATGGGACATGTTTTGCTGCTAAAACTGCTTAGAAACAAAATTAACGAATGCCTATTTTAGTAAACCTGAGGTGAGGGGGATGGAGAAGCTGCATCAACAGAACAGAGAGTCAAAGATTTTTTAGCCAACTTGTAAAGAGCAACTGATGCATCTTGCTGTTGTTTTAGATTAGTCGATACCAGTAGTTCGAGAAGAAGATCAAGTCCTACATTGACAATATATTGCTTAATTTCCTTAGTTATAAAAAGGAAGAAAAGCAGAAGGATGTTGTGGTTGCTGGACAGATATAGTACCATTATCATCAATGAAAATAGTTCTTTGATCCTCGAGTGAACATAAATGAGCAAGAGCCAAAGCTATACGTCTTTGGATAGCCTTCTCTCCAACTCGCATCAGATATAATAAATGATTTAGTACCTACAAAGGCAAAAGACAAGAAACACCATGTCTACATCCATTAAACAGATCCACCAATTAAAAGTAGATCCTTATCGTTCTGAATATATACCGCAATAAGCCAAGAAATACAGCAAACAGAACTTACTCGCCCATTAATCTTCTCCTCTAATCTCTTCATTGTCTTTGCTACACAGTCCTTAGTTGCCTGTAATTGaagtaatatttttcaataaaacttagttcaaaatataaaaaaaaaatcaaaacaagaTCAATATACACATTAGGAAGCATGGATCTGGCAACATCAAAGTGCTCAACATACCTGGATAATGAATTCACCATCTTGTAGCTTCTGAACACCTCCTACCTTGATAAAATCAGAAAAATTATCCTAACAACAAAGACAAGAATAAGAAGCTTGTGTCCAACCAATAGTTCTCAATTTCACATTGCAGCATTATGCAAAGAAACAGAAAATGAAATCACAACAAAGGAATATTTTGATGTAGTTTCACCTCATTCTCTGCAATACCATAAAGAGCAAATGCAGCATTATGTTGCAAACATCCATTTTTTGAGTCAAGAAGTTTAAGAAGAGGCACCAAACCGCCATTGTAGACAATACCAGCTTGGTTGTGTGAGTCCTAGAGGGAAATTAAAAGGACTTTGAGATAGAGCAAAAACGAGTCGTTGTTCATCAAGAAAATGAAGCAAATCCAACCATATATAAGGAGAAAGAATTCAATGTGCTGTAGTGTGGAAGATGGATATTGATATTAACAAGAACATTTTTTTTCAAAAGCATTTCTAAGAAGCATGAGGCATATTACAAAAAAGTGGTATAATATCAATTAgtatcaagaaaaaaattataaatcattaTCACTTCTAAAACTGAATTT contains:
- the LOC104000085 gene encoding ARM REPEAT PROTEIN INTERACTING WITH ABF2-like isoform X3, with protein sequence MEAVQQQLKRRKRQKRKLEEEDAASAAESEAGGEGGGEEIYCQRSRQALAREVRAKVQVLERTFSWRFADRAAAKRATHILAELAKDKKVVNVIVEEGAVPALVKHLQEPPPPLGSEGSANEGERPFEHEVEKGSAFALGLLAVKVSAVPEHQQLIVDAGALPLLVDLLKRHKKGFNCQVVNSVIRRAADAITNLSHENSNIKTSVRIEGGIPPLVELLKSTDAKIVDCNALPTLILMLQSEDAAIHYEAVGVIGNLVHSSPNIKKEVLRAGALQPVIGLLSSCCTESQREAALLLGQFASADSDCKVHIVQRGAVRPLIEMLQSPDIQLKAMSVFALGRLAQDSHNQAGIVYNGGLVPLLKLLDSKNGCLQHNAAFALYGIAENEDNFSDFIKVGGVQKLQDGEFIIQATKDCVAKTMKRLEEKINGRVLNHLLYLMRVGEKAIQRRIALALAHLCSLEDQRTIFIDDNGLDLLLELLVSTNLKQQQDASVALYKLAKKSLTLCSVDAASPSPSPQVYRGEQYVNSSTLSDVTFLVEGKCFYAHRIALLASSDAFRAMFDGGYREKDARDIEIPNIRWEVFELMMRFIYTGSVEITTDIAQDLLRAADQYLLEGLKRLCEYAIAQEVYLDNVSSMYELSEAFHAMSLRHNCVMFILEQFEKINTRPGHSHLIQRITPEIRNYFGLYSWSLSALNIYFRRGACRGCSSRY
- the LOC135671149 gene encoding NAC transcription factor NAM-B2-like; translation: MEPVDLVPSGYRFLPTAEELVVDYLANWVTGKPLPGCAVAFADVYGTEPWNLLCSDRHEGYFFAERKPKNNGGLRVDRKAGSGSWTLYNNQETVKSIVGGREMVVGRKSCLSFNDGRRKNSGWTMYEYQMCSSGFERRVLCHVKRSSHQAISGGTTIKTVESTFTEAATDTVTGDSFVGRKRNREESSTLSAKASTLSKKPCWGLVAHSSTALLIDASPPPTAVVQFPLLAAVTPPESHHSSVDSVAPNEAGVPAASPSSTDVGGELVITAEDLEAFLASYSSSVDQNCTDDAFITRDVEAFVVSPPPTAVVQHPPPESHLSSVVSVAPNEAGVPAASPSSTPVISAEEFEAFLASSWVDQNCTREVEAILISDDTDTASTTIPKATPSDLVDLLVMPDDTRIDSTTVAEVPSSASSIDLVACEQMYSTDFFTSLEHVHDFLMSDDPFTFTASTTIPGASLGQCPLQASLMYGTNTDSTTIAAASSSSSSIDIVWCEQTDNIDYNVR
- the LOC104000085 gene encoding ARM REPEAT PROTEIN INTERACTING WITH ABF2-like isoform X1; the protein is MEAVQQQLKRRKRQKRKLEEEDAASAAESEAGGEGGGEEIYCQRSRQALAREVRAKVQVLERTFSWRFADRAAAKRATHILAELAKDKKVVNVIVEEGAVPALVKHLQEPPPPLGSEGSANEGERPFEHEVEKGSAFALGLLAVKVSAVPEHQQLIVDAGALPLLVDLLKRHKKGFNCQVVNSVIRRAADAITNLSHENSNIKTSVRIEGGIPPLVELLKSTDAKVQRAAAGALRTLSFKNYSNKNQIVDCNALPTLILMLQSEDAAIHYEAVGVIGNLVHSSPNIKKEVLRAGALQPVIGLLSSCCTESQREAALLLGQFASADSDCKVHIVQRGAVRPLIEMLQSPDIQLKAMSVFALGRLAQDSHNQAGIVYNGGLVPLLKLLDSKNGCLQHNAAFALYGIAENEDNFSDFIKVGGVQKLQDGEFIIQATKDCVAKTMKRLEEKINGRVLNHLLYLMRVGEKAIQRRIALALAHLCSLEDQRTIFIDDNGLDLLLELLVSTNLKQQQDASVALYKLAKKSLTLCSVDAASPSPSPQVYRGEQYVNSSTLSDVTFLVEGKCFYAHRIALLASSDAFRAMFDGGYREKDARDIEIPNIRWEVFELMMRFIYTGSVEITTDIAQDLLRAADQYLLEGLKRLCEYAIAQEVYLDNVSSMYELSEAFHAMSLRHNCVMFILEQFEKINTRPGHSHLIQRITPEIRNYFGLYSWSLSALNIYFRRGACRGCSSRY